From Salvia splendens isolate huo1 chromosome 16, SspV2, whole genome shotgun sequence, a single genomic window includes:
- the LOC121772052 gene encoding uncharacterized protein LOC121772052 isoform X3, translating to MASQHHEVSENEGSPEGSNDFYPNRNSKADRSRRIWSVREEEILMATLKELAANGWKSDNGFRSGYLVRAREAIKREFPNTDILPHPHIYSKITTRKRSYGSLKMMLNHSGIGFNSDGTYRIEADDEQWALFCKKDRHAKYMRNKSWPQYEDWNEVFGQDRADGERGIDVSAAAGTIYGQQNEVPVDEAISPHMTFAKLFPDEPIPDGILPDMIADSQSVTEGGVPGSGAGVDVGTVSGAGVRQPHAVGAASGSGSGPEQKLTKKVMKKRKVEDKMDGVLTLMGQLHSDTNDRLTEISKRIGYEFDLSNKRAEVFDQLKGLPGLSLKLQFYVSKKLVKGPELLDLFRGLPETAHAAFVFDLLESDNMLQG from the exons ATGGCCTCTCAACACCATGAAGTTAGCGAGAACGAAGGAAGTCCAGAGG GTAGCAACGACTTCTATCCGAATAGGAACTCAAAAGCTGACAGGTCTAGACGCATATGGTCAGTCCGTGAAGAAGAGATCCTAATGGCAACTCTAAAGGAGTTGGCAGCTAATGGATGGAAATCCGACAATGGGTTTCGCTCTGGTTACCTGGTACGCGCGAGGGAGGCGATTAAGCGTGAATTTCCAAATACCGATATCCTCCCACACCCGCACATCTACTCCAAAATAACTACTCGGAAGAGGAGTTATGGATCACTAAAGATGATGCTAAACCACAGTGGCATTGGCTTCAATTCGGATGGTACATACCGAATTGAAGCCGATGATGAACAGTGGGCACTTTTTTGCAAG AAAGACAGACATGCGAAGTACATGAGGAACAAATCGTGGCCTCAATACGAAGACTGGAATGAGGTGTTTGGTCAGGACCGTGCGGATGGTGAACGTGGTATAGACGTGTCTGCTGCTGCGGGTACAATATACGGCCAACAAAATGAAGTTCCAGTCGATGAGGCCATTTCCCCCCACATGACGTTTGCAAAGCTATTTCCTGACGAGCCAATCCCGGACGGGATCCTTCCAGACATGATAGCCGACAGCCAATCTGTAACAGAGGGTGGAGTGCCTGGATCTGGTGCTGGTGTTGATGTCGGGACAGTTTCGGGGGCGGGGGTGCGTCAACCACATGCCGTGGGGGCTGCATCTGGGTCGGGGTCCGGTCCAGAACAAAAACTAACTAAGAAGGTGATGAAGAAGCGAAAGGTCGAAGACAAGATGGACGGCGTGCTAACGCTCATGGGACAGCTTCACAGCGATACTAATGATCGTTTGACCGAGATTTCGAAGAGAATAGGATACGAGTTCGATCTAAGCAACAAGCGGGCTGAGGTCTTTGACCAACTGAAAGGTCTACCCGGCTTATCTCTTAAGCTACAATTCTATGTGAGTAAGAAGCTGGTCAAAGGACCCGAGCTACTTGACCTGTTTCGGGGGTTGCCGGAAACTGCTCATGCAGCGTTTGTCTTCGACCTATTGGAATCCGACAACATGTTGCAAGGCTGA
- the LOC121772052 gene encoding uncharacterized protein LOC121772052 isoform X2 — translation MKLARTKEVQRVMLFLIHVIVYYGMYTQKFEIHQLFRAIGSNDFYPNRNSKADRSRRIWSVREEEILMATLKELAANGWKSDNGFRSGYLVRAREAIKREFPNTDILPHPHIYSKITTRKRSYGSLKMMLNHSGIGFNSDGTYRIEADDEQWALFCKKDRHAKYMRNKSWPQYEDWNEVFGQDRADGERGIDVSAAAGTIYGQQNEVPVDEAISPHMTFAKLFPDEPIPDGILPDMIADSQSVTEGGVPGSGAGVDVGTVSGAGVRQPHAVGAASGSGSGPEQKLTKKVMKKRKVEDKMDGVLTLMGQLHSDTNDRLTEISKRIGYEFDLSNKRAEVFDQLKGLPGLSLKLQFYVSKKLVKGPELLDLFRGLPETAHAAFVFDLLESDNMLQG, via the exons ATGAAGTTAGCGAGAACGAAGGAAGTCCAGAGGGTAATGTTGTTCTTGATTCATGTAATCGTTTACTATGGTATGTATACTCAAAAATTCGAGATTCATCAGTTGTTTCGCGCAATAGGTAGCAACGACTTCTATCCGAATAGGAACTCAAAAGCTGACAGGTCTAGACGCATATGGTCAGTCCGTGAAGAAGAGATCCTAATGGCAACTCTAAAGGAGTTGGCAGCTAATGGATGGAAATCCGACAATGGGTTTCGCTCTGGTTACCTGGTACGCGCGAGGGAGGCGATTAAGCGTGAATTTCCAAATACCGATATCCTCCCACACCCGCACATCTACTCCAAAATAACTACTCGGAAGAGGAGTTATGGATCACTAAAGATGATGCTAAACCACAGTGGCATTGGCTTCAATTCGGATGGTACATACCGAATTGAAGCCGATGATGAACAGTGGGCACTTTTTTGCAAG AAAGACAGACATGCGAAGTACATGAGGAACAAATCGTGGCCTCAATACGAAGACTGGAATGAGGTGTTTGGTCAGGACCGTGCGGATGGTGAACGTGGTATAGACGTGTCTGCTGCTGCGGGTACAATATACGGCCAACAAAATGAAGTTCCAGTCGATGAGGCCATTTCCCCCCACATGACGTTTGCAAAGCTATTTCCTGACGAGCCAATCCCGGACGGGATCCTTCCAGACATGATAGCCGACAGCCAATCTGTAACAGAGGGTGGAGTGCCTGGATCTGGTGCTGGTGTTGATGTCGGGACAGTTTCGGGGGCGGGGGTGCGTCAACCACATGCCGTGGGGGCTGCATCTGGGTCGGGGTCCGGTCCAGAACAAAAACTAACTAAGAAGGTGATGAAGAAGCGAAAGGTCGAAGACAAGATGGACGGCGTGCTAACGCTCATGGGACAGCTTCACAGCGATACTAATGATCGTTTGACCGAGATTTCGAAGAGAATAGGATACGAGTTCGATCTAAGCAACAAGCGGGCTGAGGTCTTTGACCAACTGAAAGGTCTACCCGGCTTATCTCTTAAGCTACAATTCTATGTGAGTAAGAAGCTGGTCAAAGGACCCGAGCTACTTGACCTGTTTCGGGGGTTGCCGGAAACTGCTCATGCAGCGTTTGTCTTCGACCTATTGGAATCCGACAACATGTTGCAAGGCTGA
- the LOC121772052 gene encoding uncharacterized protein LOC121772052 isoform X1, giving the protein MLVFERLYRIYSALLLLPLGRFWVLWPLNTMKLARTKEVQRVMLFLIHVIVYYGMYTQKFEIHQLFRAIGSNDFYPNRNSKADRSRRIWSVREEEILMATLKELAANGWKSDNGFRSGYLVRAREAIKREFPNTDILPHPHIYSKITTRKRSYGSLKMMLNHSGIGFNSDGTYRIEADDEQWALFCKKDRHAKYMRNKSWPQYEDWNEVFGQDRADGERGIDVSAAAGTIYGQQNEVPVDEAISPHMTFAKLFPDEPIPDGILPDMIADSQSVTEGGVPGSGAGVDVGTVSGAGVRQPHAVGAASGSGSGPEQKLTKKVMKKRKVEDKMDGVLTLMGQLHSDTNDRLTEISKRIGYEFDLSNKRAEVFDQLKGLPGLSLKLQFYVSKKLVKGPELLDLFRGLPETAHAAFVFDLLESDNMLQG; this is encoded by the exons ATGTTGGTGTTTGAGCGATTGTATAGGATTTATAGTGCATTGTTGCTTCTGCCTCTTGGTAGATTTTGGGTGTTATGGCCTCTCAACACCATGAAGTTAGCGAGAACGAAGGAAGTCCAGAGGGTAATGTTGTTCTTGATTCATGTAATCGTTTACTATGGTATGTATACTCAAAAATTCGAGATTCATCAGTTGTTTCGCGCAATAGGTAGCAACGACTTCTATCCGAATAGGAACTCAAAAGCTGACAGGTCTAGACGCATATGGTCAGTCCGTGAAGAAGAGATCCTAATGGCAACTCTAAAGGAGTTGGCAGCTAATGGATGGAAATCCGACAATGGGTTTCGCTCTGGTTACCTGGTACGCGCGAGGGAGGCGATTAAGCGTGAATTTCCAAATACCGATATCCTCCCACACCCGCACATCTACTCCAAAATAACTACTCGGAAGAGGAGTTATGGATCACTAAAGATGATGCTAAACCACAGTGGCATTGGCTTCAATTCGGATGGTACATACCGAATTGAAGCCGATGATGAACAGTGGGCACTTTTTTGCAAG AAAGACAGACATGCGAAGTACATGAGGAACAAATCGTGGCCTCAATACGAAGACTGGAATGAGGTGTTTGGTCAGGACCGTGCGGATGGTGAACGTGGTATAGACGTGTCTGCTGCTGCGGGTACAATATACGGCCAACAAAATGAAGTTCCAGTCGATGAGGCCATTTCCCCCCACATGACGTTTGCAAAGCTATTTCCTGACGAGCCAATCCCGGACGGGATCCTTCCAGACATGATAGCCGACAGCCAATCTGTAACAGAGGGTGGAGTGCCTGGATCTGGTGCTGGTGTTGATGTCGGGACAGTTTCGGGGGCGGGGGTGCGTCAACCACATGCCGTGGGGGCTGCATCTGGGTCGGGGTCCGGTCCAGAACAAAAACTAACTAAGAAGGTGATGAAGAAGCGAAAGGTCGAAGACAAGATGGACGGCGTGCTAACGCTCATGGGACAGCTTCACAGCGATACTAATGATCGTTTGACCGAGATTTCGAAGAGAATAGGATACGAGTTCGATCTAAGCAACAAGCGGGCTGAGGTCTTTGACCAACTGAAAGGTCTACCCGGCTTATCTCTTAAGCTACAATTCTATGTGAGTAAGAAGCTGGTCAAAGGACCCGAGCTACTTGACCTGTTTCGGGGGTTGCCGGAAACTGCTCATGCAGCGTTTGTCTTCGACCTATTGGAATCCGACAACATGTTGCAAGGCTGA
- the LOC121772051 gene encoding uncharacterized protein LOC121772051, giving the protein MKAAHTNSENLIHDSMTKAFPKLMLWLILLVTATFLVFTTKLLSSPHDSCDDQIFASGNLPVVRAANETTLPVQKPSESLQFVSSRAERQNQTGLEHIVFGIAASANFWGKRKEYIKLWWNPQLGMRGIVWLDRRVRAYKNETERLPPLRVSSDTSQFAYRNKRGHRSAIRISRIVSETLRSAEMGDVRWLVMGDDDTVFVAENLVRVLRKYDHNQYYYIGSSSESHLQNIHFSYAMAYGGGGFAISYPLAVALQKMQDRCIQRYPGLYGSDDRMQACMAELGVPLTKELGFHQYDVHGDLFGLLAAHPVTPLVSLHHLDVVEPIFPNVTRIQALQRLRMPMQLDSAALMQQSICYDKTNSWTISVSWGFAVQVFRGVLSPREIEMPSRTFLNWYKRADYTAYAFNTRPVMRNPCQKPFVFYLSRARLESSTDQTVSIYTQHHAPQPECKWNITDPTDIDRVEVHKKPDPHLWDRSPRRNCCWVLRSTKKSMVIDVGVCREGEITEV; this is encoded by the exons ATGAAAGCTGCACATACCAATTCGGAAAATCTCATCCACGACTCGATGACCAAAGCTTTTCCGAAGCTAATGCTGTGGCTGATTCTGTTGGTGACGGCCACTTTCTTAGTCTTCACAACTAAGCTGCTTTCCTCCCCTCACGATTCCTGCGACGACCAAATCTTCGCCTCCGGCAATTTACCGGTCGTCCGAGCCGCAAACGAGACGACGCTGCCGGTTCAGAAACCCTCGGAATCGCTCCAATTTGTGAGCTCACGCGCCGAGAGACAGAATCAGACTGGGCTGGAGCACATTGTTTTTGGCATTGCCGCGTCGGCCAATTTTTGGGGGAAGAGGAAGGAATACATCAAGCTATGGTGGAATCCGCAGCTAGGAATGCGAGGAATTGTGTGGCTGGATCGCCGCGTGAGAGCGTACAAAAACGAGACGGAGAGGCTGCCGCCACTTAGGGTTTCGAGCGACACGTCGCAATTCGCTTACAGGAACAAGCGAGGGCACCGCTCCGCAATCCGGATTTCTCGGATTGTGTCGGAGACTCTGAGGTCGGCGGAGATGGGGGACGTGCGGTGGCTGGTGATGGGCGACGACGACACGGTGTTTGTAGCGGAGAATTTGGTTAGGGTTTTGAGGAAGTACGATCACAATCAGTACTACTACATCGGGAGCTCGAGCGAGAGCCATTTGCAGAATATACATTTCTCCTACGCAATGGCGTACGGCGGAGGCGGCTTCGCGATAAGCTATCCGCTTGCGGTTGCGCTGCAGAAGATGCAGGATAGGTGTATACAGCGCTACCCAGGGTTGTACGGCTCCGACGATCGGATGCAGGCGTGTATGGCCGAACTCGGGGTGCCACTCACTAAAGAACTCGGCTTTCACCAG TATGATGTTCATGGGGATTTATTCGGGCTCTTAGCAGCGCACCCTGTCACACCACTAGTGTCATTGCACCACTTGGATGTGGTGGAACCAATATTCCCCAATGTCACTCGAATCCAGGCACTGCAGCGGCTGAGAATGCCAATGCAGCTTGATTCAGCCGCTCTGATGCAGCAGTCCATTTGCTATGACAAAACCAATAGTTGGACTATATCAGTGTCATGGGGATTTGCTGTTCAAGTATTCAGGGGAGTGTTATCACCTAGAGAGATTGAGATGCCATCAAGGACTTTCTTGAACTGGTACAAGAGAGCTGATTACACAGCCTATGCATTCAACACACGACCGGTTATGAGGAATCCATGTCAGAAGCCCTTTGTTTTCTATTTGTCAAGGGCGAGATTGGAGTCATCTACTGATCAAACAGTGAGTATATACACCCAGCATCATGCTCCTCAACCTGAATGCAAATGGAATATTACTGATCCAACTGATATTGATCGAGTGGAGGTACACAAGAAGCCTGATCCCCATCTATGGGATAGG TCTCCAAGGAGAAATTGTTGTTGGGTCTTGAGGTCGACGAAGAAAAGCATGGTTATTGATGTGGGAGTATGCAGGGAAGGTGAGATCACTGAAGTTTAA